Proteins encoded together in one Diabrotica undecimpunctata isolate CICGRU chromosome 3, icDiaUnde3, whole genome shotgun sequence window:
- the bond gene encoding very long chain fatty acid elongase AAEL008004 has protein sequence MTSIMHLVVENYSEFAQSRDPTVDSWLFMKSPVPVVAILLTYLIFVLKIGPQWMEKRKAYDLKLVMIVYNAYQVLFSLWLCSTAIYVKEPVKLLTRSCNNPSNSKELQDIVYNSSWWYFFSKIVELLDTVFFVLRKKQSQVTFLHVYHHAITMFFSWGYLKFLPGEQGLVIGFLNSLVHVVMYFYYFIAALGPKYQKYLWWKKYMTWIQLTQFCIMLAYLVFIIAIDCKLPKALTFFFVGNVVIFLYLFSDFYRKAYNAKPKNPIEVGPASVIQPATEKVKAQ, from the exons ATGACTTCTATAATGCACCTAGTTGTAGAAAATTATAGTGAATTTGCCCAATCCAGAG ATCCCACTGTAGACTCATGGCTGTTTATGAAATCACCAGTACCCGTCGTAGCAATTCTCCTAACCTATCTAATATTCGTACTCAAAATAGGACCTCAGTGGATGGAGAAGAGAAAAGCCTACGACTTAAAATTAGTTATGATAGTGTACAATGCTTATCAAGTGCTGTTTAGTTTATGGTTATGTTCGACGGCGATATACGTGAAAGAACCAGTGAAACTTTTAACCCGGAGTTGCAACAATCCATCGAATAGCAAAGAATTGCAAGATATT gtctACAATTCATCTTGGTGGTACTTTTTCTCTAAAATAGTAGAGCTCTTGGACACTGTTTTCTTCGTTTTAAGAAAAAAACAGTCGCAAGTAACGTTCCTCCATGTATATCACCACGCCATTACAATGTTCTTCTCATGGGGATATTTAAAATTCTTGCCTG GTGAGCAAGGTCTTGTTATCGGATTTCTAAATTCGCTTGTACATGTTGTAATGTACTTTTACTACTTCATCGCAGCACTTGGACCCAAATATCAGAAGTACCTCTGGTGGAAGAAGTACATGACCTGGATCCAATTG ACCCAATTCTGCATAATGTTGGCATACCTAGTCTTCATCATCGCCATCGATTGCAAACTTCCCAAGGCGCTAACCTTCTTCTTCGTCGGCAACGTAGTGATCTTCTTATATCTCTTCAGCGATTTCTACAGGAAGGCGTACAACGCAAAACCTAAGAATCCCATCGAAGTCGGACCTGCATCGGTCATCCAACCAGCTACAGAAAAAGTGAAAGCACAGTAG